Within Triticum dicoccoides isolate Atlit2015 ecotype Zavitan chromosome 1B, WEW_v2.0, whole genome shotgun sequence, the genomic segment TGGTGTCTCAAGTTTTACATCAAGGACTTTTTCTACCCTATTATATGTTTTTTTGCGGGTATACCCTATTAtaggttgttgttgttgaagatgctctaagtaGTACTACTATCCTAGAAAGGTTTGTATGGTACAAGGCTTGTTAGCTGTGTCTCATGGATCAGTGCATATATACACACCCTTGTTATTAGATTGGACCAGAGAGAAAAGAGGAATAAAGGAAAAAAGTTGTAATGTGCACCCTCGTTTAAGAGCTTTTTTCGCTAACGTGGTCGATTTGTAGGTTTTTTTATACAATATTGAAGCAGACGCTCATACATAAGTACATACACTCACTCCTATAAAGGCACGCACACTCTTCCTTTATGAGCACCTCTAAGAGACTGAGCCGACACATCATTTTAAAATTAATGAAGTCATCACAAACGCCTTTGTAGTCGACGAGAACGTCTCCTTCGCTGAATGCTCATCGCTAAAAGGCCTGGAATAAATGCAGAAATAATGCGAACACCAGTGTGAAATTTAAAACCTGAAATCTGATgcgctggggataccactgtcctcctaaccatccaatcacaggcCGGTTCGCTGATCGAGCCGTAGGTAAATCCAAATAGGTAGGGGGTAGCAAGAGGCATCACACACGCGCTCGCGAGGATTTCCCTTTTATTGCAAGACTTGGGTTGCTATTCCCAAAAAGAAAGAGGCGGCATGTATCGGCTCAGTTTtttcaaataaaaagaaaaataaaacggtGTGACTAGGACTCGACCGAGATTTAATCAAGTCTCAGTCAAGTGCATAacatataaaaaagaaaaaaaccctAAAAACCCCAAACTTAGCTCTTCCCCGCCAAAAAACCCCGCAAACTTGACACCAGTATATTTTTTTAGGGTAACTTGGCACCAGTATAAAAAGTACCCAAGCGATGGTATGTAATCATATCTGTGCTTGTCACTCCTAGGCGACAGAGCAGCGATATCGAGGTGCCGTCCATGGACAATCTACTCTCTCCGTCCTCCTGCTTCCTTCCACCCTCGGCGTCCTCCCAATTCTCCACGGTGGGCCAACACGTGGTCGAGTTCGTGCCCCTGCTTCACGAGCAATGGCCGTTCGACGACGGCACGATGTCCCAGAACGAGGACAGGGAGCTGTGGGCGCCTATGGGGAGCACTCTTCCCCGGAGCCCTGAGCTCTCGGAGCTGCCGTCGAGCGTCACGGCAACGCCGCTGTCCAATGGTAAGCGGCGTGTCCGGAAACCCGGGCCCCGCTCCGAGTCTCGCCAAACCGTCAACCACGTGCAGGCCGAGCGGCAGCGCCGCGACAAATTGGACCGTCGATTTTGCGACCTCCGCGCTGTCGTCCCCAACGTGTCCCGTATGGACAAGGCATCACTCCTTGCTGACGCTGCCACCTACATCGGAGAGCTACGCACCCGCGTAGCGCACCTCGAGGACGAGGCCAACAAGACATTGGAGAAGGGAGCTGCGGCCGCCGCTTCTCGCGGTGGTACAGCTTCCAAGTTCCTGCAGGTAGATGAAACGGTGGACGTGCGGATGGTGGGACGAGACGGGGCCGCGGTGCGTGTGACCACCACTGCCACCCACGCTCCCGCGCAGATGATGGGCGCCCTCCGGTCACTGGAGCTGCAGGTGCAGCATGCCTGCGTTAGCCACGTGCAGGGCGTGACCCTGCAAGACGTCCTCGTGGACGTGCCAACCTCGATGCAGGACGCCGACGACCTCCGCTCGGCGCTGCTCCAGGCGCTGCAGGACAGCTAGCCGGCCGGATGATAATAAAACAGATTGAGTGGACGCCTATAACCACGTTCCTGATTTCGTTTCCTGCTGTTATACATACATGAAATAAATTGAATATTATCAACGTCGTAGACGGTTGTTAGACTTTGTAACGTAGTCCAACTGTATAACATGTATAGTGTGTATCATTATATATACATGAGATAGGCCACTCCTAGAGGGTTGAGCCAGTTTCCACAAATCCTACGTCTAATATGGTATCAGCCTAAACTTAGGACCTAACCCACCTTCACcacagtcgccgccgccgccgtgccctaGACCtttgggccgccgccgccgctgccatgtcCGCTTCCGCATCTAGCTCCGCCAGCTCCGGGACGATCCCCGCATCGCTGGCTGCTCTCCCAAATCTCCCCGCTCGCGCCGGTGCCTCGTCGAtgcagcacttcttcggcaccacgGCGGTGGGTTCGCTCTTCTCCGCCCCGATCCCGCCGTCTCCTGCACCGACAACCGCGGCGGCCTACTCCGCCACGATGGTGGCGCCATCGGCGTCTACTGCCGCCTCGTCCGCCGCCTCGTCCCCAACACTCGCCCTCATGGCggcggcctcgggaggctccgacgATCCACGTGTGGGTGGACCACCTGCAATCCCGGCGGTTCCTGTGGTAGCTGCTACCGACGCCGCTGTGATCCCCGGGCCGTTCC encodes:
- the LOC119350769 gene encoding transcription factor MYC1-like, with the translated sequence MDNLLSPSSCFLPPSASSQFSTVGQHVVEFVPLLHEQWPFDDGTMSQNEDRELWAPMGSTLPRSPELSELPSSVTATPLSNGKRRVRKPGPRSESRQTVNHVQAERQRRDKLDRRFCDLRAVVPNVSRMDKASLLADAATYIGELRTRVAHLEDEANKTLEKGAAAAASRGGTASKFLQVDETVDVRMVGRDGAAVRVTTTATHAPAQMMGALRSLELQVQHACVSHVQGVTLQDVLVDVPTSMQDADDLRSALLQALQDS